CGACCGTCTCGGGGAACAGCACCGCCGAGTTGGTGTCGTAGCCCGCCGTGAAGTCGATGAGCCGCAGCGAGATGAACAGCTTGTTGCCGTAGCGCTCCGCCTCGAGCCGCTCGATGAACTCGGGCCAGATGACCTCGACGATGAGCGCCTCGACGTGGCGGTCGGGCGAGCCGTTCTGCGTGTACATCGGGAACACGACGAGGTGACGCAGGCCGTCGACGCGGTGGTTCGCGGGGTCGAACGCGACGAGCGAGTCGAGGAAGTCGGGCACGCCGAATCCGCCCTCCTCCCACTTCGCGAAGTCGCCGGGCAGCGCCGCGAGGTACGCGGCGTCGTGCGGGAAGGCGGGCGCGAGCGCGCGGATGGCGGCCACGATCGCGGCGACGTGGTGGCTCGCCGCGGCGTGGTTCGCGGGGTCGGGGATCGAGCCGTCCTTCTCCTGCAGGGCCTGGATGGCGGTCGCGGCCTCCTTGAGCTGCGTCCATGCGGCGCTCTGCTCGGCGGTGGAGGCGTCCCCTTCGACGAGCTCAGGACAGCGCTCGACGACCTCCGGTTCTCCGATGATGGACGGGGTCTGGGCGATCGTGGTCATGGCGCCTCCTCTCGGGTTCGAGCCTAGGAACGATGGTTGTGCGGAGGGGTGCAAACGGCGCTCGTTTCTTGCGTCGACGCACGATTCCGCGCAGGTCTGAACAGTTTCGGCCGATCAGGGCGCGGCGAGGGATGCCGTGAGCCGCTTCGCGAGGTCGCGTACGGCATCCGAGAGCTCGGCGGGCTGCTCGATGGCGAATGGCCGGTCGACGGCGGCGATGGCGGCCGCCACCCAGTCGAGCGATCGGCCACGTGTCGACGACGGCCGCGTTCCCGGATGCCGCGCCCCGGCCCGGGAGCGGATCGACCGTCATCGTGGAGTTCCTCGTCTACACGCCGCCCGCCGCGGAGTGAACGGCGACGCGGTCTGGTGGCTCAGCCCTCCGAGCGCCAGACCACGTCGAAGCGCTCGAACACGATGTCCATGTGCTCGGTCCACGTGAAGCCGAGGCGCTCGCCCGCCCGGGTCCAATAGCGGCTGTGGCCGGCGCGCCACGACTCGAGCGTGCGGTCGTCCTCGCCCTCGTCGTACGCGAAGCGCTCGTCGACGCTCGTGAACGGCCCGATCCGCAGTTCGGTGCTGCGCAGGATGGCGCGCGGGGCGCCCGTCGAGTCGCACGCGATCCAGTGGCTGCCGACGCGGGGCAGCGGCTGCCCGTCCGCGAGGTACTCGGCGACGAGGCCCGCGGTCGCGCGCTTGGGCCCGTTGAGCACGAGGTCGAGCAGCTCGTCCGTGAGCTCGGGGTGGTCGCCGAACTGCTCGACCGACGGCGGCTCGGTGTCGAGCGCCGTCTCCGGATGCGCGGCCGCGTACTCCGCCCAGAGGGCGGCTGCAGCGTCGTGGTCGACGGGGGCGTTCTCGGTGCGCGACATGGCGGGAATCGTACTCGCGCGAGCGCGGCCGGGGCGGACCGTAGGCTGGCGGCGTGGGTGGCGTGCTGATCGGTTTCGCGATCATCGCCGTCGTCATCCTCACGGGCTACCTCGTCGCGCGCTTCCGCGTCATCGGGCCCGAGGCCCACCAGGTGCTCAGCCGCCTCGCGTTCTTCGTGCTGTCGCCCGCGCTGCTCTTCACGGTGCTCGCCGAGGCCGACCTGCATGCGCTGTTCTCGCGCCAGCTGCCGGTCGCCGCGGTGGCCGCGGTCGTTCCGATGGCGGTCTTCCTCGTCGTCGCGCTCGTCGTGTGGCGCCGGAAGGTGCCGGATGCGACGATCGGCGCCCTCGCATCCGGGTACCTCAACGCGAACAACATCGGCATCCCGGTGGCCGCGTACGTCGTGGGCGACGCGGCCGCGTCGGCTCCCGTGATCCTGCTGCAGCTCATCGTGTTCGCGCCGATCGCGCTCACGGTGCTCGACGTCACGACGTCGGGGCGCGCGTCGCTCGGCCGGATCCTGAGTCAGCCCGTGCGGAATCCGCTCATCATCGGCTCGGTGCTGGGCCTCGTCGTGGCGCTCGCCGACATCGAGCTGCCGGAGCCCGTGCTCGCGCCGTTCGAGCTCGTCGGGGCGGCGGCCGTGCCGATCATCCTCATCAACTTCGGCATGTCGCTGCACGGCCGCAAGCTGCTCGACGCGCCGGGGTCGCGGCGGGACGTCGTGCTCGCGGTCGCGCTCAAGCTCGCCCTCATGCCCGTGGTGGCGTGGGCGGCGGCGCGATTCCTGTTCGGGCTCGAGGGGCACGACCTGTTCGTCGCGGTCGTGCTCGCGGCCCTCCCGACGGCGCAGAACGTCTTCAACTACGCGCAGCGCTACCGGCGCGGCGAGGTGCTCGCGCGCGATGCCGTGCTGCTCTCGACCCTGCTCTCGCTCCCGGTCATCGTGATCGTGGCGGCCCTCCTCGCCGCCTGAGCCGCCCCGCGGCGCGAGTCAACCCGCCCCGGGGGCGCGAGTCACCCTCCGCTGAGTGGTCGGTTTCTGGCCTCATTCGGTCGGTTTAGGGCCAGAAACCGACCGGTCAGCGCATGGGGCGTCAGAGGTGGTGGCGGGCGAGGAAGTCGCGCAGGTGGGCGGTGAAGCGCTCGGGGTGCTCGACGCTCGGCAGGTGGGCCGAGTCGGCGTAGCGGCACTCCTCCGCACCCGGGATGCCGGCGAGCAGCAGCCGCGCGGCGACCCTCGCATCCGTCACGTCGTGGTCGCCGATCACGACGAGCGACGGAACCGCGATCTCGGCGAGGCGGTCGATCGCCGGATGCGCGGGCGGCGTCGCCGTGCCCGCGAAGTCCCAGTGCGCGGCGCCAACGTTGAGCTCGATCGCGCGCTCGACGAACGCCGGGTCGACATCGTCGAGGTCGCGGTCGGGGCCGAGGTCCCACAGCTGCACCTCGATGCGCACGAGCGCGTCGACGTCCTCGGCGGCCTCCGCCTCATCCATCGCCTTCTCGAGCTCGCGCTCGTTGGGCGTGTACTCGATGTCGTCGTCGGTCATGCCGCTCGGATTCGCGCCGATGACGACGAGGCCCGTGACGCGGTCTGGATGCGCGAGGGCCGCGTCGATCGCGAACCTCCCGCCGCGCGACGCCCCCACGAGCACCGCGCGCTCGACCTCGGCGGCGTCGAGCACGCGCAGCAGGTCGTCGGTCTCCGAGTAGGCGACGGCCTCGCCGGGGGAGCCGCCGTAGCCGCGCGTGTCGTAGCGCACGACGCGGTGGTCGGATGCGAGGTCGTCGAACTGCGGATCCCACATCGCGCGCGTGGCGACCCCCGCGTGGACGAACGCGACGGCGGGCGCAGAGGGGGCCCCTGCGACGTCGAAGGCGAGCGTCGCACCCGGAACCGACACGGCGGGGGGCATGTCGCCACACTAAGCGACATGCCCCCCGGAGGCCAGGGCTCAGTCGAGCTCGACGCGCTTCCGCACGCGGCCGACGATCGGGCCCGCGATGAACGCGAGGGCGAGCAGCGCGAGCACGCCGAACGAGAACGGCCCGTAGCTCTCCTCGCCGACGAGCACCGGCAGGTTGATGAGGATGATGGTGAGGAACCCGAGCAGCGCGACGAGCGCGAGCAGCGGCGCGACGAGGCGGCGCCACAGGCTCACGTCGTGCTGCTCGCGCCGGAAGATGCCGATGACGGATGCGGTCGTCAGCACGAGCAGCAGCACGAAGCCGACCGACGAGATGCCGCCGAGCCACGTGTAGAACTGCGTGATCGGGTCGAGCTGCAGCAGCACGGCCGCGACCGTGAGCGCGCCGACGATGGCTGCCGTGACGAGCGAGGCGCGCGACGGCGAGCCGTGACGCTCGTGCGCGATCCCGAGCTTCTGGGCGAGCACGCCCTTGCGGGCGAGCGAGTAGAAGTAGCGCGTCGAGATGTTGTGGAACGACAGAATGCACGCGAAGAGGCTCGTGACGAAGAGCACCTGGATGATGTGCCCGCCCACGACGCCGAGGTACTGCTCGGTCGTGTCGGCGAGGATCCCGCCCGGGTTGTTCGCGGCCTCCTCGACGACGGCGCTCTGCCCGACGCCGCTGATGAGCGCCCAGCTCGAGATCGCGTAGAAGACGCCGATCGAGATGAGGGCGATGTAGGTGGCGCGTGGGATGGTGCGGTCGGGGTCCTTCGCCTCGTCGCGGAACACGGCGGTCGCCTCGAAGCCGATGAAGCTCAGGATGGCGAACAGGATCGCGAAGCCGGGGGCACCCGACACGATCTCTGCGGGGTTGACGAGGCCGTTCGAGAAGCCCTCGGGGCCGCCGCCCGAGAAGATCACGGCGGCGTCGAGCGCGAGCACGATGAGCACCTCGCCGATGAGCAGCACGGCGAGCACGCGGCCCGAGAGCTCGATGTTGAAGTACGCGAGCACCGAGACGATGACGAAGCCGACGGCCGCGTAGGCCCACCACGGCACGGCAGGCAGGCCGTACGACTGGAGGAGGCTGTCCAGCCCCGGGCCGAACAGGCCGAAGACGCCCGCCTCGAGCACGAGGTACGACAGCAGCGCCGAGAACGCCGTGCCGAGGCCCGCACCGCGGCCGATGCCCTTGTCGACGTACGCGTAGAACGCGCCGGCGCTGCGCACGTACGGCGTCGCGGCGGTGAAGCCGACGGCGAAGAGCAGCAGCACGCCCGTGACGACGAGGTAGGTCGTGGGGAACCCAGCGCCGTTGCCGAACGCGATGCCGAGCGGCACGGGGCCGCCGATGACACCGAGCGGCGAGGCCGCCGCGACGACGATGAAGACGATGCTCGCGACGCCGAGCGAGCCTCGCAGCTTGCCGACGGATGCGCGCTCCGGGGCGCCGTCGCCCTCGGCGGCGGTCGGCTCGGCCGGGCGCGTGGTGGTCGTGGTCATGGGTGGGTCCTTCGGGGGTTTCTGCGGGTGAGCGCCGGGTTCTCCGCGACGCGATGCGGCACGCTACCGCGGCATCCGTGCTCCGCGGAGGCTGTGTGACGGGCCGCGACGAAGCGTTACGGACCGTGTCGCCTGCGTTACGCCGTGTGGCGGTGGGAGGCGCCGACGTGCTCGTCGACGAGGCGGGGTCCGCGGCCGGAGAGCTTCTCGCGGAGGGTCCCGCCGCGCGGCGTCGCGGGCCGACGACCGCGCCTGCGCAGCTCGGGGACGAGCAGCCCCGTGAGTTGCTCCCAGCCCTCCGGCGCGACCGTCGCGGCGAGGTTGAACCCGGACACGCCCGTCGTCTCGACGGTGCGCTCGAGCACGTCGGCGACCGTCTCCGGCGAGCCGACGACGACCGGCCCGTCGCCGCCGATGCGCGCGTAGTCGGCGATCTCCCGCGGCGTCCAGACGCGGCTCGGGTCGGCCGCCGTGAAGGCGTCGACGGCCGATTGGATCGCGTCGCTTCCCTGTGCCGCGAGCGGCGCATCCGGGTCGAGCTTCGAGAAGTCGATGCCGGTCCAGCCCGAGAGCAGCACGGCGGCGCCGACGGGGTCGGCCCACTCGAGGTAGTCACGGTAGAGCGCCTCGGCGGCGGCATCCGTCTCGGCGAGGATGACGGTCTGCTGGTTGATGACGGGCACGCTGTCGGGGTCGCGCCCCGCCTCGGCGACGGCGGCGCGCACCGCGGCCACCTGCTTCGCGAGCACGGCGTCGCTCGGGGCGGCGACGAAGACCGCCTCGGCGTGACGTGCGGCGAAGCGCAGGCCACGCGGCGACGCGCCCGCCTGGAACAGGAACGGCGTGCGCTGCGGCGAGGGCTCGGCGAGGTGGATGCCGGGCACGCGGAAGAACTCGCCCGCGAAGTCGATGGGGCGCACGCGCGCGGGGTCGACGTAGACGCCGGATGCGGCGTCCGCGACGACCGCGTCGTCGGCCCACGACCCCTCCCACAGCCGGTAGCAGACCTCGAGGTACTCGTCGGCGATGTCGTAGCGCCGGTCGTGCGCGACCTGCCCCGAGACGCCGAGGTTGAGCGCGCCGCTCGAGAGGTACGAGGTGACGATGTTCCAGCCGATGCGACCGTTCGTGAGGTGGTCGGCGGTCGACATGCGCCGGGCGAACGGGAACGGGTGCTCGAACGACACCGACGCCGTCACGCCGAAGCCGAGCGTCTCGGTGACGGATGCCATGGCCGGCACGAGCTGGAGCGGGTCGCCGACCGGCACCTGCGCGCCGGAGCGGAGGGCGGCATCCGGCGACCGGCCGTAGACGTCGTAGACGCCGAGCACGTCGGCGAGGAAGAGCACGTCGATGCCGCCCGCCTCGAGCGTGCGCGCGAGGTCGAGCCAGTGGTCGAGCGTGCGGTAGCCGCGCGAGCGGTCGCGGGGGTGACGCCAGAGCCCCGAGGAGAGGTGGTTCGGGGTGTTCATGCTGAACGCGTTGAGGATGATCTCGCTCACGGCGCGGCCCCCTTCGGCGGCACGCCGACGTACCACTCGTAGGGCGGCTCGGCGTCGTTGACGACGGCGTCGCCCACGATGCGCGCCTTGAACGCGACGGGGTTGTGCGACGCGACCGTGCGGGCGTTCCGCCAGTGGCGGTCGAGGTCGCGCGCCGAGCTCGTGGCGGATGCGCCGAGCACGTCGAAGAGCGCGGTCGCCTGGCGCAGGGCGAGCTCGGTCACGGTTACCTGGGCGCGCGAGACGGCGAGCTCGGCGTCGCGCTTGCGGTCCGCGACCGTCGCGGGGTCGGCCCCGCGCGCATCCGCCGCCTCCTGCACGGCCCGCGCGGCGTCGAGCGCGATGGCGCGCGTCGCCGCGGTCGTGGCGGAGAGGCGCCCGATGACCTCGAGCAGCTGCGGGTCGCGGCGGCTCTCGGAAGCGGTGCCGTGGCTGTAGACGCGGGCGCGCGTGCGCAGCTCGTGCACGGCGTCGCGCTCGGCCTCCTGCGCGATGCCCGCGAGCACCGCGACCAGCACGAGCTGGTAGAGGGCTGTCTGGTACGGGAAGCGGTCGGCGAAGTCGAACACGTCGGCGGGGTCGACGTGCGCGCCGTCGAACACGGTCGTGCCGCTGCCCGTGAGGCGCTGGCCGAAGCCGTCCCAGTCGTCGGTGACGGTCACGCCGGGCTGTTCGCGTCGCACGAGCGCCGCCACCTCGACGCCGTCGGGCCGCACGGCGTTGGCGTCGATCCAGTCGGCGAAGATGCTGCCCGTCGTGTAGTACTTGCGGCCCGTGATCGCGTAACCGCCGTCGGGGGTCGCGTCGAGGCGGGTCGAGACGGCGCCGAGCGCCACGTTGC
The Protaetiibacter sp. SSC-01 genome window above contains:
- a CDS encoding APC family permease, which codes for MTTTTTRPAEPTAAEGDGAPERASVGKLRGSLGVASIVFIVVAAASPLGVIGGPVPLGIAFGNGAGFPTTYLVVTGVLLLFAVGFTAATPYVRSAGAFYAYVDKGIGRGAGLGTAFSALLSYLVLEAGVFGLFGPGLDSLLQSYGLPAVPWWAYAAVGFVIVSVLAYFNIELSGRVLAVLLIGEVLIVLALDAAVIFSGGGPEGFSNGLVNPAEIVSGAPGFAILFAILSFIGFEATAVFRDEAKDPDRTIPRATYIALISIGVFYAISSWALISGVGQSAVVEEAANNPGGILADTTEQYLGVVGGHIIQVLFVTSLFACILSFHNISTRYFYSLARKGVLAQKLGIAHERHGSPSRASLVTAAIVGALTVAAVLLQLDPITQFYTWLGGISSVGFVLLLVLTTASVIGIFRREQHDVSLWRRLVAPLLALVALLGFLTIILINLPVLVGEESYGPFSFGVLALLALAFIAGPIVGRVRKRVELD
- a CDS encoding acyl-CoA dehydrogenase family protein, encoding MAGLDEAIARIREGAVDRERERTLPFEQLDWLREAGFPALRVPTDAGGAGADVVALAAALIDIAAADPNVPQALRGHLAFVEDRLWAPDGPDRDRWLARFAAGELVGNAVTEIGNVALGAVSTRLDATPDGGYAITGRKYYTTGSIFADWIDANAVRPDGVEVAALVRREQPGVTVTDDWDGFGQRLTGSGTTVFDGAHVDPADVFDFADRFPYQTALYQLVLVAVLAGIAQEAERDAVHELRTRARVYSHGTASESRRDPQLLEVIGRLSATTAATRAIALDAARAVQEAADARGADPATVADRKRDAELAVSRAQVTVTELALRQATALFDVLGASATSSARDLDRHWRNARTVASHNPVAFKARIVGDAVVNDAEPPYEWYVGVPPKGAAP
- a CDS encoding ASCH domain-containing protein, translated to MSRTENAPVDHDAAAALWAEYAAAHPETALDTEPPSVEQFGDHPELTDELLDLVLNGPKRATAGLVAEYLADGQPLPRVGSHWIACDSTGAPRAILRSTELRIGPFTSVDERFAYDEGEDDRTLESWRAGHSRYWTRAGERLGFTWTEHMDIVFERFDVVWRSEG
- a CDS encoding alpha/beta fold hydrolase; its protein translation is MPPAVSVPGATLAFDVAGAPSAPAVAFVHAGVATRAMWDPQFDDLASDHRVVRYDTRGYGGSPGEAVAYSETDDLLRVLDAAEVERAVLVGASRGGRFAIDAALAHPDRVTGLVVIGANPSGMTDDDIEYTPNERELEKAMDEAEAAEDVDALVRIEVQLWDLGPDRDLDDVDPAFVERAIELNVGAAHWDFAGTATPPAHPAIDRLAEIAVPSLVVIGDHDVTDARVAARLLLAGIPGAEECRYADSAHLPSVEHPERFTAHLRDFLARHHL
- a CDS encoding AEC family transporter; the protein is MGGVLIGFAIIAVVILTGYLVARFRVIGPEAHQVLSRLAFFVLSPALLFTVLAEADLHALFSRQLPVAAVAAVVPMAVFLVVALVVWRRKVPDATIGALASGYLNANNIGIPVAAYVVGDAAASAPVILLQLIVFAPIALTVLDVTTSGRASLGRILSQPVRNPLIIGSVLGLVVALADIELPEPVLAPFELVGAAAVPIILINFGMSLHGRKLLDAPGSRRDVVLAVALKLALMPVVAWAAARFLFGLEGHDLFVAVVLAALPTAQNVFNYAQRYRRGEVLARDAVLLSTLLSLPVIVIVAALLAA
- a CDS encoding LLM class flavin-dependent oxidoreductase, whose protein sequence is MSEIILNAFSMNTPNHLSSGLWRHPRDRSRGYRTLDHWLDLARTLEAGGIDVLFLADVLGVYDVYGRSPDAALRSGAQVPVGDPLQLVPAMASVTETLGFGVTASVSFEHPFPFARRMSTADHLTNGRIGWNIVTSYLSSGALNLGVSGQVAHDRRYDIADEYLEVCYRLWEGSWADDAVVADAASGVYVDPARVRPIDFAGEFFRVPGIHLAEPSPQRTPFLFQAGASPRGLRFAARHAEAVFVAAPSDAVLAKQVAAVRAAVAEAGRDPDSVPVINQQTVILAETDAAAEALYRDYLEWADPVGAAVLLSGWTGIDFSKLDPDAPLAAQGSDAIQSAVDAFTAADPSRVWTPREIADYARIGGDGPVVVGSPETVADVLERTVETTGVSGFNLAATVAPEGWEQLTGLLVPELRRRGRRPATPRGGTLREKLSGRGPRLVDEHVGASHRHTA